One window of the Equus caballus isolate H_3958 breed thoroughbred chromosome 2, TB-T2T, whole genome shotgun sequence genome contains the following:
- the TET2 gene encoding methylcytosine dioxygenase TET2 isoform X3 yields the protein MEQDRTNHVEGNRLSPFLTPSPSPIGQTEPLAIKLQNGSPLTERLYPEVNGDTKWQSFESYYGIPHMKGSKKSRVSPDFIQEGRGYSKCLQNGGIKRTVSEPSLSGLHQNKKLKQDQQANGERNNFGESQERNPGQGSSQPNVSDLSDKRESVSSVAQENAVKDITGFSTHNCSGSENPELQITNEQEEKRANSRDKNIVLLLSNNAVLMPNGATVSASSMENTRGELLEKTLSQYYPDCVSIAVQKTTSHIHAINSQATNESSCEITHPSHTSGQINFPQTSNSELPPEPAAAAPEARDADNASKPAAVLIGTCPFQKPEQQKPVFELCPAPAENDNIQGTTKLVSGEEFCSGSSSNLQAPGGSSERYLQQNEMNGAYFKQSSVFTKDSFSATTTPPPSQLLLPPPPPLPQVPQLPSEGKSTLNDGVLEEHHRYPNQSNTTLLREVKIEGQTKAPPSQSPNPPTHVPSPSLMLPERPQNNCVDKNDIWTPGTMTVPLCAEKTRQISEHLKHNPPILGSSGDPQNHCQQLMGHKEQEILKGRDKEQTRDLVLSIQPYLKPGWIELKAPYFHKAESHPKCNEASLRSILQYQSNPSHQITSKQYTGNPSLPGGLSGQAYIQKIMQPEQRPQRYQADMNQGQSQGAVDQHLLFQKPSLQVRFSKTDPSPEAHVQSLCTPRFHFQQRPAPQTEKLMPLTLKQHLNSQASETEPFSNSHLLHQKPHKQAAQTQPSQNSLLSQNQQQQQKLQMKNKEQGSQTFPHPQGNNDQQREGSFFSQVKVEECFRGENQYSKSSEFQTHNTQMGLEQVQNMNSRNSPYGQILKSNASKVHISCSNSIHLVPGKKEQSINSELFAGNKTQNLHHMQYFPNNVTPKQDIPHRCFQEQERKPQQAPVLQGYKSRSQDVSGHQAAQLAQQRYLMQNQANAFPVPDQGGSHSQTPPQKDIQKHAALRWHLLQKQEQQQTQHPQTESCQNQMHRPIKVEPGSKPHACMRPTSSQPENKTWQKITKQEIPPPSCDNVQPRSILETMEQNLKQFQVKSLFDHKALTLKSQKQVKVEMSGPVTVLTRQTTAAELDSHTPAVEQQAAPSEKTPTKRTAGSVLNNFLESPSKLLDTPIKNLLDTPVKTQYDFPSCRCVGLDKRVKLLGLRESSILGKKGKVLRDVRLLNG from the exons ATGGAACAGGACAGAACCAACCATGTTGAGGGCAACAGACTGAGTCCATTCCTGACACCATCTCCGTCTCCCATTGGCCAGACGGAACCTCTGGCTATAAAGCTACAGAATGGGAGCCCATTAACTGAGAGACTGTATCCAGAAGTGAATGGAGATACCAAGTGGCAGTCTTTCGAAAGTTATTATGGAATACCCCATAtgaaaggaagcaagaaaagTCGTGTGAGTCCAGACTTTATACAAGAAGGCAGAGGGTATTCCAAGTGTTTGCAAAATGGAGGAATAAAACGCACAGTTAgtgagccttctctctctgggCTCCATCAGAATAAGAAATTGAAACAAGACCAACAGGCTAACGGAGAAAGAAATAACTTCGGGGAAAGCCAAGAAAGAAATCCAGGCCAAGGCAGCAGTCAACCAAATGTCTCCGATTTGAGTGACAAGAGAGAATCTGTGAGCTCTGTAGCCCAAGAAAATGCAGTTAAAGATATCACCGGTTTTTCAACACACAACTGCAGTGGGTCTGAAAATCCAGAGCTTCAGATAACGAATGAGCAGGAGGAGAAACGTGCTAACTCCCGTGACAAGAACATTGTATTACTTCTTAGTAACAACGCAGTGCTAATGCCTAATGGTGCTAcagtttctgcctcttccatgGAAAACACACGTGGTGAACTCCTGGAAAAAACACTGTCTCAATATTATCCAGATTGTGTTTCCATTGCGGTGCAGAAAACCACATCTCACATACATGCCATTAACAGTCAGGCTACTAATGAGTCGTCCTGTGAGATCACTCACCCATCGCATACCTCAGGGCAGATCAATTTTCCACAGACCTCGAACTCTGAGCTGCCTCCAGAGCCAGCTGCAGCTGCACCTGAGGCCCGTGATGCTGATAATGCCAGTAAACCAGCTGCGGTGCTAATAGGTACCTGTCCCTTTCAGAAACCAGAACAACAAAAACCGGTTTTTGAGCTATGCCCAGCTCCTGCAGAAAACGATAACATCCAAGGAACCACAAAGCTAGTATCTGGTGAAGAATTCTGTTCAGGTTCTAGCAGCAATTTGCAGGCTCCTGGTGGCAGCTCTGAACGGTATTTACAGCAAAATGAAATGAATGGTGCTTACTTCAAGCAAAGCTCAGTGTTCACCAAGGATTCCTTTTCTGCCACTAccacaccaccaccatcacaactgcttcttcctccccctcctcctcttccacaaGTTCCTCAGCTTCCTTCAGAAGGAAAAAGCACTCTGAATGATGGAGTTTTGGAAGAACACCATCGCTACCCCAACCAAAGTAACACAACTCTTTTAAGAGAAGTGAAAATAGAGGGTCAAACCAAGGCACCACCATCCCAGAGTCCAAATCCACCTACACATGTTCCCAGCCCCTCTCTGATGCTTCCAGAAAGGCCTCAGAATAATTGTGTTGACAAGAATGACATATGGACTCCAGGGACAATGACTGTTCCATTGTGTGCtgagaaaacaagacaaatatCAGAACATCTCAAACATAACCCGCCAATTCTTGGTAGCAGTGGAGATCCACAGAACCACTGCCAGCAGTTGATGGGACACAAAGAGCAAGAAATTCTGAAGGGTCGAGACAAGGAACAAACACGAGATCTTGTGCTCTCAATACAGCCCTATCTGAAGCCAGGATGGATTGAACTGAAGGCCCCTTACTTTCACAAAGCAGAATCCCATCCAAAATGTAATGAGGCATCACTGCGGTCAATTCTTCAGTATCAGTCCAACCCCTCCCATCAAATAACCTCCAAACAATACACTGGAAATCCCAGCCTGCCTGGGGGGCTCTCAGGGCAAGCGTACATCCAGAAAATAATGCAGCCGGAGCAGAGGCCACAGAGGTACCAAGCTGACATGAATCAAGGGCAGTCTCAAGGTGCAGTGGACCAGCATCTCCTGTTCCAAAAACCCTCACTCCAGGTGCGCTTCTCCAAGACAGACCCTTCACCTGAAGCTCACGTGCAGTCATTGTGCACCCCTAGATTTCACTTTCAACAAAGACCAGCTCCCCAAACTGAGAAACTCATGCCCCTGACATTAAAACAGCACTTGAATTCACAGGCTTCAGAGACTGAGCCGTTCTCAAACTCACACCTTTTGCACCAGAAGCCTCATAAACAGGCAGCACAAACGCAACCATCCCAGAATTCGCTTCTCTCCCaaaaccagcagcagcagcagaaattacaaatgaagaacaaagaacaagggtCCCAGACTTTTCCTCATCCCCAAGGCAACAATGATCAGCAAAGAGAAGGATCATTCTTTAGCCAGGTTAAAGTGGAAGAATGTTTTCGTGGTGAAAATCAGTATTCAAAATCAAGTGAGTTCCAGACTCATAATACCCAAATGGGATTGGAGCAAGTGCAGAATATGAATAGTAGAAATTCCCCCTATGGTCAGATCTTGAAATCAAATGCAAGCAAAGTGCACATTTCTTGTTCAAACAGTATACACCTAGTTCCAGGGAAAAAAGAACAGTCTATAAATTCTGAACTCTTTGCAGGAAACAAGACCCAAAACTTGCATCACAtgcaatattttccaaataatgtgACCCCAAAGCAAGATATTCCTCACAGGTGCTTTCAAGAACAAGAGCGGAAGCCTCAACAAGCTCCAGTTCTACAGGGATACAAAAGCAGAAGCCAGGATGTGTCTGGTCACCAAGCTGCACAACTTGCTCAGCAAAGGTACCTGATGCAAAACCAAGCAAATGCTTTTCCTGTGCCTGACCAGGGAGGAAGTCACAGTCAGACCCCTCCCCAGAAGGACATTCAGAAGCACGCTGCTCTAAGGTGGCACCTCTTACAGAAGCAAGAGCAGCAGCAAACGCAGCACCCCCAAACTGAATCTTGCCAGAATCAGATGCACAGGCCAATTAAAGTTGAACCCGGATCCAAGCCCCATGCCTGTATGCGCCCCACGTCATCACAGCCAGAAAACAAAACGTGGCAAAAGATAACGAAGCAAGAGATCCCACCTCCAAGCTGCGACAACGTGCAGCCAAGGAGCATCCTCGAGACTATGGAGCAAAACCTGAAGCAGTTTCAGGTCAAATCATTATTTGACCATAAGGCACTTACTCTCAAATCACAGAAGCAAGTAAAAGTTGAAATGTCAGGGCCAGTCACAGTTTTAACTAGACAAACCACTGCGGCGGAACTTGATAGCCACACCCCAGCTGTAGAGCAGCAGGCAGCTCCTTCAGAAAAGACGCCAACCAAGAGAACAGCTGGTTCTGTTCTCAATAATTTCTTAGAGTCACCTTCCAAATTACTAGATACGCCTATAAAAAATTTATTGGATACACCTGTCAAGACTCAGTATGATTTCCCATCATGCAGATGTGTAG GTTTGGACAAAAGGGTAAAGCTATTAGGATTGAGAGAGTCGTCTATActgggaaagaagggaaaagttcTCAGGGATGTCCGATTGCTAAATGGGTAA